The region TCATGGATAAACGCCGGCGCGAAAAAAGACAAGAAAGAAATAACATTTAATTTTGACCAAGACTTAACCGTTGATGCAGACAAAGATCTAATAATCCGTGTAATTGAAAATTTATTATCCAATGCCATTAAGCACACCCCCGCTAACGGCAAAATATCGCTAAACATCAAGAAACAAAATAATAATATATTGTTTAAAGTGATCGATTCCGGCGAAGGAATACCGAAAGAATTCCTGCCGCGCGTTTTCGATAAATTTTTCAAAGTCGAAAGGCAGCAATTAAAAACTAAGATCGATACTGGTCTTGGGCTGGCCTTCTGCAAAATGGCTGTTGAAGCTCATGGCGGCAAAATTGGCGTCGAATCGGAATTAGGCAAGGGTTCGAGATTTTATTTTACGCTGCCGATTGGATAACGACCGGAGGACAAAATGAAAGAGTTCTTTACGAACCAGATGGATTATATCTATTTCCTCTACGGTTTTGCTTTCCTTGTGTTCTCTATTTCATGCTATTTCCTCGGAAAGAGCAAAAGCTCCAAATTGCCTTGGAATTCCTTATTCTTTTTTGCACTGCTGCATGGATTGAACGAATGGGCCGATATGCTGGTCTTCTCCATTGGCGATGCTCCTTATTTTAATTTTACAAGGACCGTCACCCTGGGAATATCTTACTTTTTTCTTTTCGAATTCGGCAGGATCGCGCTAAAAGACCAGAAAAAGATCGGCCTCGGCACAAAAATATATTTGCTTATGAG is a window of Candidatus Saganbacteria bacterium DNA encoding:
- a CDS encoding HAMP domain-containing histidine kinase, which produces MDKEASELKLEMFQLQRDFKVKENLLTELVSKIESDRQKIVDLEKLRDDLTNMIVHDLKNPLSGIVSANELLLDKNIGPLNDNQRLCVENALAGAKKLMNLIMDILDVKKMEENRLEIKKVTFKLKEIKDSLSWINAGAKKDKKEITFNFDQDLTVDADKDLIIRVIENLLSNAIKHTPANGKISLNIKKQNNNILFKVIDSGEGIPKEFLPRVFDKFFKVERQQLKTKIDTGLGLAFCKMAVEAHGGKIGVESELGKGSRFYFTLPIG